One Spirochaetota bacterium genomic region harbors:
- a CDS encoding serine hydrolase, translating to MKNKRFARTALVIAAAAVLATGLHITLADAAKDAKAGDGGKSLFAPPKTARDYWPTKDWKVKKPEELGMSSAKLKAVEDYAFTRVGPEAERKGIRTDGLVIIKNGYLVYEKYAGGFDKDRVHLTWSVSKSFTNALYGIALKEGRLKIEDPAFKYYRALDRGDHRKITIDHLLRMSSGLYSNETYEASPLKSTVNAMLFTTGHKDMAAYAAAQDFEAAPGEKWEYASPTPNLLMAMLKSTMSAAEYDRYPWDRLFNVIGMKNAVWERDAAGTFVGSSYVYATPRDMAKFGYLFLNDGAWDGKRILPEGWVRYSTTLAPAYLKTKLDAEDRKDANYGALWWLNMGVSEMDLPPVYPDAPRDMFMALGHWSQMIFVIPSLDMVIAYTGDTREKPSFDRNRFLKMIIDSIGK from the coding sequence GGGCCTTCACATCACGCTCGCCGACGCCGCCAAAGACGCGAAGGCCGGTGACGGCGGGAAGTCGCTCTTCGCCCCGCCGAAGACGGCGCGAGACTACTGGCCCACGAAGGACTGGAAGGTGAAAAAACCAGAAGAGCTCGGCATGAGCTCCGCGAAGCTCAAGGCCGTCGAGGACTACGCATTCACGCGCGTGGGGCCCGAGGCCGAAAGGAAGGGGATTCGCACCGACGGGCTGGTCATCATAAAGAACGGCTACCTGGTGTACGAAAAATACGCCGGCGGCTTCGATAAAGATCGCGTGCACCTCACCTGGTCGGTGTCCAAGAGCTTCACGAACGCATTGTACGGAATCGCGCTGAAGGAGGGTCGGCTCAAGATCGAGGATCCGGCGTTTAAATACTACAGGGCGCTCGACCGCGGCGATCACCGGAAGATAACGATCGACCACCTGCTGCGCATGAGCTCGGGACTCTACTCCAACGAGACCTACGAGGCCTCGCCGCTGAAGTCCACGGTGAACGCGATGCTTTTCACCACCGGGCACAAGGACATGGCCGCCTACGCCGCCGCGCAGGACTTCGAGGCCGCCCCCGGCGAGAAATGGGAATACGCCAGCCCCACGCCCAACCTCCTCATGGCCATGTTAAAGAGCACCATGAGCGCGGCCGAGTACGACCGCTACCCGTGGGACAGACTCTTCAACGTCATCGGCATGAAGAACGCGGTGTGGGAGCGCGACGCGGCGGGCACCTTCGTCGGTTCCTCGTACGTCTACGCCACGCCGCGCGACATGGCCAAGTTCGGCTATCTTTTCCTGAACGACGGCGCGTGGGATGGAAAGCGGATCCTCCCCGAGGGCTGGGTGCGATACAGCACTACGCTTGCCCCCGCCTATCTTAAAACAAAGCTCGACGCCGAGGACCGCAAGGACGCCAACTACGGCGCACTGTGGTGGCTGAACATGGGCGTTTCGGAGATGGACCTTCCGCCCGTGTATCCCGACGCGCCGCGAGACATGTTCATGGCGCTGGGCCACTGGTCGCAGATGATCTTCGTCATCCCGTCGCTCGACATGGTGATCGCCTACACCGGCGACACGCGCGAGAAGCCCAGCTTCGACCGCAACCGTTTCCTCAAGATGATCATCGACAGCATCGGGAAATAG